In a genomic window of Lycium ferocissimum isolate CSIRO_LF1 chromosome 9, AGI_CSIRO_Lferr_CH_V1, whole genome shotgun sequence:
- the LOC132030188 gene encoding transcription factor bHLH71-like: MALEALSTNELLNFIIYDTISSTPLNNNNNNNLDDALLLNHQHENIGYLLKPQDFGTHEQQYSTTTATVPPQTSTRKEKNNLAAAAQGGCGRKKRRRRPKICKNKEEAENQRMTHIAVERNRRKQMNEHLSVLRSLMPESYVQRGDQASIVGGAIEFVKELEHVLQSFEAQKFVLLQQGDGGGGGGNGEVPNTSTGDISASPAAATEYFPTPFAQFFSYPQYTCCQLPNKYTSKSKAAIADIEVTLIETHANVRILSRRRFRQLSKLVASFQSLYLNVLHLNVTTLDPLVLYSISAKVEEGCQLNSADDIAGAVHHMLRIIEEEATTLSCQA, encoded by the exons ATGGCTTTAGAAGCACTTTCTACCAATGAACTCCTCAACTTCATCATCTATGATACAATCTCTTCCACCCctcttaacaacaacaacaacaacaatcttgATGATGCCTTACTTTTAAACCAtcaacatgaaaatattggctATTTATTAAAACCTCAAGATTTTGGTACTCATGAGCAACAATATTCCACCACCACCGCCACCGTGCCGCCACAAACTTCCACACGTAAGGAGAAGAATAATTTGGCTGCGGCGGCACAAGGCGGCTGTGGTCGaaaaaagaggaggagaagACCTAAAATTTGCAAGAATAAAGAAGAAGCTGAAAATCAAAGAATGACACACATTGCTGTTGAGAGAAATAGAAGGAAACAAATGAATGAACATCTTTCTGTTTTACGCTCACTCATGCCTGAATCCTATGTTCAAAGG GGTGACCAGGCCTCAATAGTAGGTGGTGCTATTGAATTCGTAAAGGAGTTAGAGCACGTTTTACAGTCCTTTGAAGCTCAAAAGTTCGTATTATTACAGCAAGGTGATGGTGGCGGTGGTGGTGGCAATGGTGAAGTACCAAACACAAGCACGGGCGATATTTCAGCCTCCCCAGCCGCCGCCACGGAGTATTTTCCGACCCCATTTGCTCAATTTTTCTCGTACCCACAGTACACATGTTGTCAATTACCAAACAAATACACATCAAAGAGCAAGGCAGCAATAGCAGATATTGAAGTGACTCTCATCGAAACTCATGCAAACGTTAGAATCCTATCAAGAAGAAGATTTCGTCAGCTATCAAAATTGGTAGCTTCGTTTCAGTCATTGTACCTTAATGTACTTCACCTCAATGTCACCACCTTAGATCCATTGGTTCTCTATTCTATAAGTGCTAAG GTGGAAGAAGGTTGCCAACTAAACTCAGCAGATGACATAGCAGGTGCAGTCCACCACATGCTAAGAATAATTGAGGAGGAAGCAACTACCCTTTCTTGCCAAGCCTAG
- the LOC132030189 gene encoding RING-H2 finger protein ATL52-like — protein sequence MVPVNSSITWAPHMSTRDCSQGFCSLYCPQWCYIIFPPPPPFDFPADDDDSGPNLSPLVIGIIGILVSAFLLVSYYVIMSKCCGHRIALRRRDNHLNNLELEDNDPSNHEAWHVHTTGLDESLIKSIRVFKYKKGSGLAEGTDCSVCLSEFQEDESLRLLPKCSHAFHVMCIDTWLKSHSNCPLCRANIVFVNASPPPLPHQVIEVIEAPLMNERTSENQPENDIEMGVREEHEEEVAESRVPPKRLVTENMNLQIRRSVSMDQVSRGVLSIADILKIDPDEDIGTSKQEVGEAEGSTLPHCVSSPMGMKRSFSSGRFMFPKRGRGQNMIIPLRDS from the coding sequence ATGGTGCCTGTAAATAGTTCAATAACTTGGGCACCACATATGAGCACAAGGGATTGTTCTCAAGGTTTCTGCAGTTTATACTGCCCACAATGGTGTTATATAATTTTCCCACCTCCACCTCCATTCGACTTCCCagctgatgatgatgattctggTCCAAATTTATCTCCTCTAGTTATCGGCATCATAGGAATTCTTGTCAGTGCTTTCCTTCTAGTTAGCTACTATGTCATAATGTCGAAGTGTTGTGGCCACAGGATTGCTTTGAGAAGAAGGGATAATCATCTTAATAATTTGGAACTAGAAGATAATGACCCTTCAAATCATGAGGCATGGCATGTGCACACTACAGGTTTAGACGAGTCTCTTATCAAGTCGATTAGGGTGTTTAAGTACAAGAAAGGAAGTGGATTAGCCGAGGGAACGGATTGTTCTGTTTGTCTGAGTGAATTTCAAGAAGATGAAAGCCTGAGACTTTTACCAAAATGCAGCCATGCTTTTCATGTTATGTGCATCGATACGTGGCTTAAATCTCACTCCAATTGCCCTTTATGTCGCGCTAATATAGTGTTTGTAAATGCCTCACCACCTCCATTGCCTCATCAAGTTATTGAAGTTATCGAAGCTCCTCTGATGAACGAAAGAACCTCCGAAAACCAACCTGAAAACGATATAGAAATGGGGGTCAGAGAGGAACATGAAGAAGAAGTTGCAGAAAGTAGAGTCCCCCCCAAGAGGCTAGTAACAGAAAATATGAATCTACAAATTAGAAGATCAGTATCGATGGACCAAGTATCACGAGGCGTTTTATCTATAGCTGATATACTAAAGATTGATCCCGACGAAGATATTGGAACATCAAAACAAGAAGTAGGGGAAGCAGAAGGAAGCACATTACCACATTGTGTCTCAAGTCCTATGGGGATGAAGAGATCTTTTTCCAGTGGGAGATTCATGTTCCCTAAACGTGGAAGAGGACAAAACATGATCATCCCATTGAGAGATTCTTGA